GCACCATCGGCTCCAAACGCCACATCAACCTTCCCGGCGTCTTCGTCAACCTGCCCTGCCTCACCGCCAAGGACCAGGACGACCTCCGCGCCGGCGTGCGCGCCGGCATCGATTACGTGGCTCTTTCCTTCGTCCGCCAGGCCTCCGACATCCGCGAGCTCCGCGCCTTCCTCGATAGCCTCGGCTCCAGCGCCAAGATCATCGCCAAAATCGAAGACCAGGCCGGCGTGCGCAACATGCACGAGATCATCGCCGAAACCAACGCCGTCATGATCGCCCGCGGCGACCTCGGCATCGAGATCGACTACCACCGCCTGCCGCTCGTGCAGACCGAGCTCGTCGCCGCCTGCCGCGCCGCCGGCAAACCCGTCATCGTCGCCACCCACTTGCTGGAGACGATGATCAGCGCCCCCATGCCCACCCGGGCCGAGATTTCCGACGTCTCCAACGCCGTCCGCGAACAAGCCGATGCCGTGATGCTCTCCGGCGAAACCACCGTCGGCCAATACCCGCTCGAAGCGGTGCAGGTGATGAAAAACGTCATCAACTCCATCGAGCCGTCGATCGACTCCGACCTCAACCGCGGCCTGCAGCTGGTGGAGCCCAAACACTGGATGCTGCTCTCCGCCGCCAAACTCGCGCAAAACCTCGGCGAATCCGCCATCGTCGTCTTCACCCGCCGCGCCCGTCTCGCCAAAACCCTCGCCGCCCTGCGCCCGCGCGGCGTGCCCATCTTCGCCTTCGCCCCCACCGAAGACATCTTTCGCCAGATGCTCATGCTCTGGGGCGTGGAGCCGTTCCTGATGAATTTCTACGACGATCCCGAGGAGACCATCCTGCAGGCCCTGCAAACCTTGCGGGACAAAAACTGGATCCGCCCTGGCCGCCCCGTCGTCGTCGTCACCAACGTCCTCGCCCGCGGCAAAGTCGTCGAAACCCTCCAGCTGCGCACCATCGAGTAAGCCCCCGCAGCAGCCGGGCGCCCCCGCCCAACCTCCGTGCCTGCCTCTCCGCTCCGACCGCGACGCTTTAAACCCGCGGCACCACCACCGCATATCCCATCTCACGTGCCGCCGCCTCCTGCCGGCGGTCGTGCGTGAGGATGCGCGTCACCCCCAGCTCCGCCATCGCCGCCAAGTGCAGGCGATCGAGCGTGCGGCAGGGCTCCTTGGCTCGCGCGATTTGCTCCAACGCAAGGGGCCACAACACCCCGCCCAACTCACGCGCTTGAAACGGCTCCATCCCCAATAAGTCGTTCATCGCTCGCTGCACCTTCTTATGCTTCGCGGCGGTCAACAACCCTCCCGCCCTCCGCGAAGCGATCTGTTGCTCCGCCTCCACCCGGACCAAACTGGAAACCACCACCAGCGACTCCGCGCCCATCAAAGCGGCCACCGCCGCCGACTCCGGTTCCGGAAACAACAGCTTCAGCCAACAACTGGTATCGATGTAAAGGGCCTCACTCATCGCCACGATCCGCCGCCAGCGCCGCGTCGACCCACGCACGACTCTCCGCCCCGGCGCCCCACGTCTTTTTCAACCACTGCGCATGTGCCTTCGCCTCGAACCGAGGCCGGGCCGCCGCCGCCGGATCCTCCAGCGGCAACAATCGCGCCACCGGCTTCGAGTCGCGCGTCACCAGCAACCCCTCCGAACCTTTCAAACCACGCTCAATGGCCGGCCACTTCTGCCGCAGATCGCGAATCGAAACCGTCTTCATGACTCCACCGTGAAACCTGTTTCACGCCCACCGCAAGATCGAAACAACCACCACCAAGCGCCTACCCTACCTCCCTGCCCGCCTCTCCACTTCGCCCCCGTAGCTGCGCTTGAGCTCCGCGAAAGCGTGGCCCCCTGCCTCTCCGCCGTCCCCGTAGCTGCGCTTGAGCAAAGCGAAAGCGTGGCCCCACTGCCTCTCCGCCGCCCCCTCCAAACTGCGGCCCGGCCAAAGCACCGCCCCACTCGGCCCACCCTTGCTTAATATGCACCGACTCCCGGGTTGGCGGCCGCGCGATACCGCCCCAACCTGCGCCCCAGCATGTTTCCCCGCCTCCGCCTCCCCGACCTCCCGGCGCTGCTGCTACTGACGTCGCTCGCCGCGCCCACCTCCCCCGCCATCGCCGCCGACCCCACCGCTCCCAACGTCGCCCACCACGGCCGCCTCCAAGTCGACGGCAACCGCATCGTGGGCGCCTCCACCGGCGAACCCGTCAGCCTCGCCGGCCTGAGCCTGTTCTGGAGCCAGTGGGAGGGTGAGTTCTACAATCCCGAGACCGTCGCCTGGCTCAAACAAGACTGGCACGTCACCGTCATCCGCTCCGCCCTCGGCATCGCCCACGACGGTTACCTCGAAAACCCCGCCCCCGAGCTCGCCAAGATCAAGACCGTCATCGATGCCGCCCTCGCCCAGGACCTCTACGTCATCATCGACTGGCACGACCACAAAGCCGAGGAACACACCGCCGCCGCCGTCGCCTTTTTCACCGACATGGCCCGCACCTACGGCGACCACCCCAACATCATCTACGAGATCTACAACGAGCCCCTGCGCGTCTCCTGGTCCAAAGTCGTCAAACCCTACGCCGAGGAGGTCATCGCCGCCATCCGCGCCCACGACCCCGACAACCTCATCATCGTCGGCACCCCCTACTGGTCGCAACGCGTCGACGAAGCCACCGCCGACCCCATCGACGACCCCAACCTCGCCTACACCCTCCACTTCTACGCCGGCACCCACAAAGCGGAGCTGCGCAAACGCGCCCAGACCGCCCTCGACCGCGGCTTCGCCCTCTTCGTCTCCGAATGGGGCACCGTCGACGCCAACGGCGACGGCGAGGTCGACCGCAAATCCGTCGCCGCCTGGATGGCCTTCATCCGCACCCACCAGCTCAGCCACCTCAACTGGTCCGTCGCCAACAAGGACGAAGGCTCCGCCATCCTCCGCCCCGAAGTCGACACCCTCAGCGGCTGGACCGAAGCCGACCTCACCCCCTCCGGCCAATTCATCCGCTACCTCGTCCGCGGCTGGTAGTCCACGCGTCAACCCAATCCAAAATCGAGAATCAAAAATCGAAAATCCAATGACCTCCGACACCTGCGTCACCATCGTGCCCTACTTCAAAATCAAGCCCGGCCAGGCCGACGCCTTCCGCGCCCACTGCCAGAAGTTTGTCGCCCGCACCGAAACCGAACCCAAGGCGCTCTTCTACGGTTTTAGTTTCGACGGTGACAACGCGCACTGCCGCGAAGGTTACGTCGACGCCGAAGGCCTGCTCCACCACCTCGAGCACGTGCAGGACCTCATCGCCGAATCCGGCAACTACGCCGACACCGTGCGCCTCGAACTCCACGGCCCCGCCCCCGAACTCGCCAAACTTCGCGAGCCCCTCAAAGACATGCCCGCCCAGTGGTTCACCCTTGAATACGGCTTCCGCAAATAGCCCCACGCGTCGGCTTCACGATTCACCACTCACTATTCAGAATTCACCATTCCCATGCCGCTCCCCGACCGCGCCGCCGCCCAGTCCCTCCTCGAACGCCACGTGCAGGACGACTACCAGCGCCACCACGCGCTCATGGTCGCAACGGCCCTGGAGGGTTACGCCCAGCACTTCGGCGAGGATCCCGAGCTCTGGTATCTCACCGGCCTCCTGCACGACCTCGACTACGAGCTGCACCCCGACGCCCACCCCGGCCCCTCCCTCGCCTGGTTCGCCGAGTGGGATTACCCGGAAGAATTGATTCACGCCGTCGAAGCCCACGCGTATGGATATAACGGATACAGCACCGAGCCGCGCACCCGCCTCGCCGCCGCGTTGCTCGCCTGCGACGAACTCTGCGGCATCTTCTACGCTTACCGGAAACTGAACCCGGTGCCCTACGGCGAAATGAAGCCCAAGTCCCTGCGCAAAAAGTTCAAAGAGCCCAGCTTCGCCGCCAAAGTCGACCGCACCGTCATCGAACGCGGCTGTGAGGCCCTGGGCATCCCCGTCCCCGACCACATCGCCCACACCGTCACCTTCCTCGCCCCCCTGGGTTGAGCCAAAACGGTCTGCGGTGCGTAGCCGGTAGGCGACTTGTGCGCCGAAGCCTTGGCGAAGGAGTAAGCCATTCGTGTCCACTTGTGCGCCTCTGGCGCATCCGTGGTTAAAAAAACAGCAGGCTGACGGCCCAGCCTCATGACTCGCCTAGTTCCTGAGCCGCATCCTGACGCTCGGCCTTGTGGCGGGCGCGCTTTAAACGACGCGCCCGCTGCCACGGTTGCTCGCCGGCTTCACCAGCCATGATGCAGCCGCGCGGTTGGATCTCGCCGACCACCGTCGCCAGCCCAAACCGATCGATCTGCGCCTTCACTTTGGTCGCGTCTTTGTAGCCCAAGGGCGACTCCGACAGGTCTGGGTCACCGCAGAACCAACGCACGTCCAGCCCCGCCGTGGTTTCGTCCAACGAAGCCTTCACCCGCGCCGGATCGAGCTCACCGTCCTCATTCTTAAACGGAGCCAGCGTCGCCGTGCGCGAGCGGTTGCGCCCCGCCCCGTGCGGGCAGAACGACAGGTAGTCATCGTTGTCGGCGCCGAGCACCAGCAGGATTTCGCGCGCCATGTTGAGCGGGATCAGTCCCAGCAGCGGCCGGCCCTCGGCGTCTTTCCATGCCGGCGTCGCGCCCTTGCCATGCAGGAACATGTCCCCGCGCTTCCACACGAAGTTGTGCTCATTGCCGAGCTGCACCAGCGCCCTCTGACCCAACCGGCGCAGCAGCGCGTCGTGAATCAAGGCATGGTTCTCGCGCGTCCACCGGCCGACGTATTGCAACGCCTCCCAGTAGCTCGCGCCTTCCGGCGAATCATAAGGCAGCCACTGCGCCGCCGTCGGAATATCCTTGGCGTTCTCACGGCACCACCGCTCGGCCGCCTTCAGGCCCCGCTTGTAAACATCGGCTCCCAGGCCGCGCGAACCGTGATGCGTCACCAGCACGTTGAACGCGCCGTCGCGACGCTCGATCCACTTGGCGAGGTCGTCGTATCCGGCCGCCTCCAACGCGACGCGCTGCGTCTCCGTAAAGTCGATACGGCCGATGTAAGCGAAGTGATTGCCGTCGCCCTGCGTCCCCAGGAAATCCTGGGCCCGGCTGCGCAGGCCGCCGAGGAACGGGTTGTCCCAGACCGGCTCTTCCAGCACGGCCGAGCTCCACTGATTGCCCCGCGGACGTCCGCCCGGGCCGAAGTGGGTCACCTTTTGCAGGTGATCCATCATCTCACCCACCGGGTGATTGGCCGGGAAAAACGAGGCCATCATCGAGCAGCAGATGTCCGCCGAATGCGCGCCCGGGATGATGGCATTCTCCACCGCCACCGCTCCGCCCACCGGAATCGTGGCCGGCCCGCCACCCGTCGGACAGGCATCAGGCATGACCGCGCCACGCTGCACCACCGGCATGCGCAGCAACTCGAGCATCTTGCGCCGCACGACGGCAACGTTGGCGATCTCTTCGTCCGTATCGGCTTCGATCGCCTCCGCCAGCGGCGCCGGTTCATGGCGCGGCAAAGCTACGATCAACTGCTTCGGGAACTCCTGTTCCAACTGCGCCAGCAGGGCCGCGCGCTCCACGCCGCCAGACTCAAGTTCACGTGCACGGCGCAGCGCCGCCCCCAGGCGTTTTCCTTCGTGCCAACCCTCCGCGATCAAGTCGCGGGCTTTGATCTCCATGTTCATTGTGCAAAACGGTTCGGTCTCCGATCACGCGCCGCGCGCGGACCAGAGACTACTACACACGGACACCACTCTTCTCGGCGCAACCCGCCACCCTCAACTGTTAGACCTTCGGTTCCATGGCGACGGAGCGAGGCATGCGCATTTAACTTCCGCACTCTTCCGCGCGAAACCCTTCCCCTCCTTAGCGCGTTTCCTTGCTTCTCTCCGCCACCCCTGCGCCGCCCCCCACGGCCATTCCGACTCGGTCTCGCTTTGTCGTCGGCTTCCGACACAGTGACCCTCCAGCCCCCGCCTTATGCACCCCTTCCAAGACCCCGCCGTCCCCACCTCCGAGCGCGTCGAGGACCTCCTCTCCCGCCTCACTCTCGAGGAAAAGGTCAACCAGCTCCTCCACGAAAACCGCGCCGTCGAGCGCCTCGATGTCCCGGAATACAATTGGTGGAACGAGGCCTGCCACGGCATCGGCCGCAACGGTCGCGCCACCATCTTCCCCCAACCCATCGCCCTCGGCGCCACCTTCAACCGCGACCTCGTCCGCCACGTGGCTGCCGTCATCTCCGACGAAGCCCAGGCCAAACACCACGCCGCCCTCCGCGCCGGCCGCCGCGGCCAATACCAGGGCCTCACCTTCTGGACGCCCAACATCAATATCTTCCGCGATCCGCGCTGGGGCCGCGGCATGGAAACCTACGGCGAAGACCCCTACCTCATGGGCGAACTCGGCACCGCCACCGTCGAGGGCCTCCAGGGCAACCCCGCCGACAACAACGACTACCTCAAAGCCGCCGCCTGCGCCAAACACTACGCCGTCCACAGCGGCCCCGAGCAGGACCGCCATCACTTCGACGCCCGCCCTTCCCGCAAGGACCTGCGCGAGACCTACCTGCCCGCCTTTAAAAAACTCGTCGAAGCCTCCGTCGAAACCGTCATGGGCGCCTACAACCGCGTCGACGGCGAACCCGCCTGCGGCTCCTCCCAACTGCTCGTCGACATCCTTCGCGACGAGTGGGGCTTCCAAGGCCACGTCGTTTCCGACTGCTGGGCCATCCGCGATTTTCACGAGCACCACCAAGTCACCAAAACCGCCTCCGAGTCCGCCGCTCTCGCCCTCAAACAGGGCTGCGACCTCAACTGCGGCTGCACCTACAACGACCTGCTCGCCGCCGTCGCCGAAGGTCTCATCACCGAGGCACACATCGATGTCTCCGTGCGCCGCCTCCTCTCCACCAAGTTCCGCCTCGGCCTGCTCGATCCCGTCGGTTCCACCCCGTGGGCCGGCACACCCATCGACATCGTCGACAGCCCGCAACACCGCGACCTCTCCCGTCGCGCTGCCATCGACTCGATGGTGCTGCTCAAGAACGATAACCAACTCCTCCCGCTGCGCGACAACCCCGACGGTCTCATGGTCTGCGGTCCCCTCGCCGGCGGCATCGGCTCCGTCCTGGGCAACTACTACGGCGTGAGCGGCCGCCTCGTCACCCTCGCCGAAGGCATCATCGGTCGCGTCGCCGAAGGCGTGCGCGTCGAATACCGTCACGGCTGCCCGCTCCAGGGCGACAAGGCCCCCGGCGTGAACTACACCTTCGACACCGCCAAGGCCTGCGAAGTCGTCATCGCCGTGCTCGGCATCGACCACACCCTCGAAGGCGAGGAAGGCGACGCCGTCGCCTCAGCTTCCGGCGGTGACCGCGCCTACATCGAACTGCCGCCGGCCCAACTCGACTTCATCAAAGAGCTCCGCGCCTCCGCGCCCAAACTCGTCGTCGTGCTCGTTGGTGGCGGTGCGCTCGCCATCCCCGAGGTGCACGAACTGGCCGACGCCGTTCTCCAAATCTGGTATCCCGGCTGCGAAGGTGGCACCGCCCTCGCCAACGTGCTCTTCGGCGACGCCGCCCCCGGCGGCAAACTCCCCATCACCGTGCCCCGCGCCACCGCCGACCTGCCGCCCTTCGCCGACTACGCCATGGCCGGCCGCACCTACCGTTTCGCCACCACCGAACCGCTCTACCCTTTCGGCTTCGGCCTCTCGTATTCATCGCTCAACTACGGCAAACTCTCCCTCACCCCGGCCGCCGACGGCACCGTCACCGCCACCACCACCGTGACCAACACCGGCAACCGCGACGTCGCCGAAGCCGTGCAGTGTTATATCCAACCGCCCCGCAGCTGGCCCGACGCCCCCCTCGCCACCTTGGTTGATTTCCGCAAGATCGAGCTCCCCGCCGGCGCCTCCCGCGAGGTCACCTTCCACCTGCCGCCCTCCGCCTTCCGCCAAGTCGACGCCACCGGCCAGCACGTGGACGTCCCCGGCAACTACGGCATCGTCATCAGCTCCGCCAGCCCCGGCGACCGCGCCCAAACCCTCGGCGCCCCCCAACCCGCCACCAGCACCCTCACCCGCTGACAACGAGAATGTAGCAGCGGCCGTCTCGGCCGCTCTCCCTTCCCCGAGCATCCGTAGCTCAGCGCGTAAGCTGGGAGCCCGCCCGACAATTAGACCGGCGGACCCTTTTGACTCCGTAGCCTCGCTGCGATTGTGTGGAACCTCACTGCGGGCTTCGCGTCTCTTCGCGTCCTTCGTGGTTTCTCACTCAACCCCTTTCCCCATGCGCAAGCTCCTCCCTGTTCTCGCCGCCTTGGGCGCGCTGTGCCTCGCTTCCGTGGCCTCCGCGCTCAATCACGACAACATCGTTTCGCCCTCTGCCGGCGAAGCCACCTTCCCCCTCGTCGCCAAGGGCAAGGCCGCCACGCTCATCGTCGACGCCGATGACTTCAAGGGCGTGCACCACGCGGTCGACAACTTCCGCGCCGACATCGAACGCGTCACCGGCCTCGCTCCGCGCATCTCCGACAATCCGCTCGCCGGTGGCTGGCGCGTCGTTATCGGCACCCTCGGCCAGAGCAAGATGATCACCCACCTCATCGAGTCCAAACAGCTCGACGCTTCCGCCATCCAAGGCCTCTGGGAGGGCTACATGATCACGCGCGTGGGCAACGACCTCGTCGTCGTCGGCTCCGACATGCGCGGCACCATCTACGGCATCTACGAACTCTCCGAGCAGATCGGCGTCTCCCCCTGGTATTGGTGGGCGGATGTCCCGGTCAAAACCTCCGCGGAACTTCACGTCGCCGCCACCCCCGGCATCACCGACGAAGGCCCCGGCGTCCAATACCGCGGCATCTTCATCAACGACGAGGCCCCGGCCCTCACCGGCTGGGTCTACGAAAAATTCGGCGACTTCGATCACACGTTCTACACCCACGTTTTCGAACTGCTCCTCCGCCTCCGCGCCAACTACATCTGGCCCGCCATGTGGCAGCCCCGCGCCTTCTCGGCCGACGATCCCCTCAATCCGCAACTCGCCCACGAATACGGCATCGTCGTCGGCACCACTCACCACGAGCCCATGATGCGCTACCACGACGAGTGGGGCCGCGAGGACCGGGGTCCGTGGGACTACACCAAGAACGAGGCCGCCCTGCAGGAATTCTGGCGCGGCGGCGTCGCCCGCGCCAAACCCTACGAGTCCATCTACTCCCTCGGCATGCGCGGCGACGGCGACCACGCCATGAGCGCCGAGACCAACACCGCCCTGCTTGAACGCATCGTCGCCGATCAGCGCTCCATCCTCGAGGGGGTGCTCGAACGCCCCGCCAACCAGGTCCCGCAACTCTGGGCCCTCTACAAGGAGGTGCAGGATTATTACGAGGCCGGCATGCGCGTGCCCGACGACGTCATCCTGCTCTGGTGTGACGACAACTGGGGCAACATTCGCCGCCTGCCCACGCCCGACGAGATGGGCCGCAGCGGCGGCGCCGGCGTGTATTACCATTTCGACTACGTCGGCGGTCCCCGCAACTACAAGTGGCTCAACGTCCAGCCCATCTCCAAGGTCTGGGAACAGATGCACCTCGCCTGGCAGCACCAAGCCAACCGCATCTGGATCGTCAACGTCGGCGACCTCAAGCCGATGGAGTTCCCCATCGAGTTCTTCCTCACCATGGCCTGGGACCCGGCCGGCATGACCTACGAGGCCATGCGCGACTACACCACCAAGTGGGCCACCCGCGAGTTCGGCGCCGAGCACGCCGCCGCCATCACCACCCTCGTCGACGGCTACACCAAGCTCAACCGCCACCGCACGCCCGAGATGATGTCGCCCGACATCTACAGCCTCACGAACTACGACGAAGCCGAGCGCATCCTCACCCAGTGGCGCGACCTCGTCGCCCTCGCCGAAGAGGTCAACGCCGCCCTCCCCGAGTCCGCCCGCGCCGCCTTCTTCCAGCTCGTGCTCTACCCGGTCAAGGCCAGCGCCACCGTGCGCGAGGTCCACATCGCCGCCGCCAAAAACAAGCTCTACGCCGAGCAGGGCCGCGCCCTTGCCGCCAACGCCGCCGCCGCCCACGCCCATGCCATGTTTGAGCAGGACGCCGCCCTCGCCGCGGAATACCACAGCCTGCTCGACGGCAAATGGAACCACATGATGGCCGAGACCAACTTCGGCTACACCTACTGGCAGACCCCGCCCATCGAAGTCATGCCCGCCGTCGCCCAAACCCGTCCGCAGTCCGGCGCCCAACCCGCCCTCGCCTGGGACGGTTCACCCTTCGCCACCGGCCGCTGGGGCGTGCCGCCGCCCACCACCTCGGCCCTCGATATCTACCGCGCCAACACCTCCTGGGTGGAGGTCTTCAACCGCGGCGACACGACCTTCAACTTCACCGTGAAACCGGCCGACACCTGGCTGCAGGTCACCCCGGCCAGCGGCGCCGTCGAAGCCATGCAACGCCTCACCGTCGACGTCGATTGGACGCAGGTCCCGGTCGACACCACGACGACCTCCTTCGTCGTCGAGACCGACGCCGGGCGCAACTTCACCGTCACCGTGCCCATCGTGAATCCGGCCGAGCTGCGTCCCGGTGAGTTCGACGGTCACATCGAGACCAACGGCCACATCGCCATCGAAGCCCCGCACTACAGCCGCGCCGTCGGCAACGGTCCGATCTATTGGCAGGTCCTCGAAGACTACGGCCGCACCCTCGGTGCCGTAGCCGCCTACCCGGTGCGCGCCGCCCACTCCACCCCCGGCGGCGAAGGTGCCCGCCTCGAATACGACATCTTTGCCCGCAGCACCGGTGAGTTGAACCTCGAGCTGCACTTCGCCCCGTCCCTCGACTACCAGAGCGGCGACGGCCTGCAGTTCGCCGTGTCGATCGACGACGGTGAACCGCAGCTGCTCAACCTCGACACCTGGAAGACCCTGCAGACCTGGGAAAAAGCCGTCGGCGAAGGCGTCACCAAAGTCACCACCACCGTGACGATCAACGACCCCGGCGTGCACACCATCAAGTTCTGGCGCGTCACTCCGGGCGTGGTGCTGCAACGCCTCATCCTCGGCAACGAAGCCAGCTTCCGCAACAAGGGCCAAGGCGTGCTCCCCAGCTACCTCGGCCCCCCCGAAAGCCCCCGCGGCGCGACGGAGTAAGCCTCTTCCTTTTACAGGAGGAAACAGAGCACAACAGAGCCGTCCAACGCACCGAGCTCAGCGAGCCCGGCTACAGTTCAAACCGCTGTAGCCGGGGTCGGTGACCCCGGTTTTCCACGCCTCCTCCAGCAAACACGGGCGACACACCCGTTGCTACACCACCAAAATGTAGCAGCGGCCGTCTCGGCCGCTCCCTCTGCCCCTCAGTCTCCCGCCAGGGCACCCCACTCCACCGCTAGCGCGAGCAAGCTCGCGGCCTACATTTCACGTTCGCCCCCGCACTGTAGGCTGCGAGCTTGCTCGCGCTACGTTGCCCCTCCGCCCACGCTCTGTGCCCTCTGTGCACCCTCTGCGAACTCTGTGTCCAAAACAGCGTCTGCCTCTCGGCCCCCTCAATGCGCATTCACATTGATTGGCTCATCGACCACCAGCGCGCGTGGGAAATCCGCCGCCTCTTCGCCACTCCGCGAGCGGTAACGCTTGTTTTGTGAATTGCCGCGCGGCGCGTTGATCGGGATCTCCATGCCGCCCTTTTCCTCCATCATGGCGTAGAGCTGCGTCTCCATCTCCTGCGCCAGCTCCGCATACTCGGGCTCATAACGCAGGTTGTGCATCTCGTCCGGATCGGCCTGCAAGTCGTAGAGTTCATCAGCATCCCACAGCCCGTAATAGCTGATGAATTTATAACGCTCGCCGCGCAGCGCGAAGACCGTCGGCGACTGCGGAAAGTTACGCTCCCAATAATACACATACAGGAACCAGTCCCGCCACGCCGTCGCCTCGCCGCGCAACAACGGCGCCATGCTCGACCCGTCAAAATGCGCCGGCGGCTTCACGCCCATCAACTCCATCACCGTCGGCGCGATGTCGATGTTGGCGACGACTTCGTCGATCACGGTGCCGGGCTCGATCAACGACGGACACCGCATCAACATCGGCACCCGAATCGAGGCTTCGTAAGCCACCCGTTTGTCGATGAGCCCGTGCTCGCCAAACATGAAACCATTGTCGCCCATGTAGATCACCAACGTGTTGTCGGCGACACCCATGGCCTCGAGCTGATCCATCACACGGCCGATGCTATCGTCGACCGACGTCAACGTCTCGCCGTAAGCGCGGTAATATTGATCGATGTCGAGTTCGCTGTGGTAGGGAAAGTCGACGCCGTGCCAGGAGTTGCGCTGATCCCGCAACCACCGCGGCCGCTCCCGCGCCATTTCCTCGCTCAACCGCATCGACGCCGGCCGCGCCCAATCCCGGTCCGCCATCGAGCCGGCGTATTTTTCCTCCGGCGTGAAGTTCGCATGCACCGCCTTGTGCGAGAGGTAGAGGAAGAACGGCTTCTCCGCCGCGTTCTGCTGCTTCAGCCAATCGATCGCGTAGTCGGTCAACTCGCCCGTGATGTAGCCCTTCTGCGGCACGTGCTCGCCATCGACATTCAGCGTGTTGCCCGTCGGAAGATACTGACCCTGCCCGCGGAAACTCACCCAACGGTCAAACCCCGGCTGCGGCTGATCCCCCTCGCTGCCCATGTGCCACTTGCCAAAGAAACCCGTCGCATACCCCGCCGCCTGCAAATACTGCGGGAAGTAGAGCGTGCCTTCCGGAATCGCCCGCTGGTTGTCGATCACC
This portion of the Actomonas aquatica genome encodes:
- a CDS encoding sulfatase family protein, encoding MKTRSLMMCGLLSALSLAARPVPVPATVEPEMVPGAKPLNVVFILSDDHRWDAMSFMGHPLADTPNMDRLAAEGAHLRNALVTTSLCSPSRASILTGLYTFRHRVIDNQRAIPEGTLYFPQYLQAAGYATGFFGKWHMGSEGDQPQPGFDRWVSFRGQGQYLPTGNTLNVDGEHVPQKGYITGELTDYAIDWLKQQNAAEKPFFLYLSHKAVHANFTPEEKYAGSMADRDWARPASMRLSEEMARERPRWLRDQRNSWHGVDFPYHSELDIDQYYRAYGETLTSVDDSIGRVMDQLEAMGVADNTLVIYMGDNGFMFGEHGLIDKRVAYEASIRVPMLMRCPSLIEPGTVIDEVVANIDIAPTVMELMGVKPPAHFDGSSMAPLLRGEATAWRDWFLYVYYWERNFPQSPTVFALRGERYKFISYYGLWDADELYDLQADPDEMHNLRYEPEYAELAQEMETQLYAMMEEKGGMEIPINAPRGNSQNKRYRSRSGEEAADFPRALVVDEPINVNAH
- a CDS encoding glycosyl hydrolase 115 family protein, translating into MRKLLPVLAALGALCLASVASALNHDNIVSPSAGEATFPLVAKGKAATLIVDADDFKGVHHAVDNFRADIERVTGLAPRISDNPLAGGWRVVIGTLGQSKMITHLIESKQLDASAIQGLWEGYMITRVGNDLVVVGSDMRGTIYGIYELSEQIGVSPWYWWADVPVKTSAELHVAATPGITDEGPGVQYRGIFINDEAPALTGWVYEKFGDFDHTFYTHVFELLLRLRANYIWPAMWQPRAFSADDPLNPQLAHEYGIVVGTTHHEPMMRYHDEWGREDRGPWDYTKNEAALQEFWRGGVARAKPYESIYSLGMRGDGDHAMSAETNTALLERIVADQRSILEGVLERPANQVPQLWALYKEVQDYYEAGMRVPDDVILLWCDDNWGNIRRLPTPDEMGRSGGAGVYYHFDYVGGPRNYKWLNVQPISKVWEQMHLAWQHQANRIWIVNVGDLKPMEFPIEFFLTMAWDPAGMTYEAMRDYTTKWATREFGAEHAAAITTLVDGYTKLNRHRTPEMMSPDIYSLTNYDEAERILTQWRDLVALAEEVNAALPESARAAFFQLVLYPVKASATVREVHIAAAKNKLYAEQGRALAANAAAAHAHAMFEQDAALAAEYHSLLDGKWNHMMAETNFGYTYWQTPPIEVMPAVAQTRPQSGAQPALAWDGSPFATGRWGVPPPTTSALDIYRANTSWVEVFNRGDTTFNFTVKPADTWLQVTPASGAVEAMQRLTVDVDWTQVPVDTTTTSFVVETDAGRNFTVTVPIVNPAELRPGEFDGHIETNGHIAIEAPHYSRAVGNGPIYWQVLEDYGRTLGAVAAYPVRAAHSTPGGEGARLEYDIFARSTGELNLELHFAPSLDYQSGDGLQFAVSIDDGEPQLLNLDTWKTLQTWEKAVGEGVTKVTTTVTINDPGVHTIKFWRVTPGVVLQRLILGNEASFRNKGQGVLPSYLGPPESPRGATE